One Rosa chinensis cultivar Old Blush chromosome 5, RchiOBHm-V2, whole genome shotgun sequence genomic region harbors:
- the LOC112203974 gene encoding probable F-box protein At4g22030 encodes MATIQASFCSASFSSSSSRKTKVTFHSQNFESSHLSVPRLLVNELNQRNGSPNLTATSSEILEVKPLFDNRKRSSLGDSVSDSNFVQELYAIMEIVADRIEMHNNIKAQRDNWNVLLLNSVNGMTATAAIMAGLASISGSGPSILSLKISSSLLYMAVTGIVLVMNKIQPSQLAEEQRNASRLFKKLHEEIKTTLALKTPVTSYDVKVTMEKVLALDKAYPLPLLGTMIEKFPQIVKPAVWWPEEEPKCHDHNMSDKFERNGWNENLEEELKEVLCVMKGRDSAEYARLSNMVLKVNKVLAFCGPLLTGSAAIGSGLIGLPGFGSWGAVLGVVLGALGTVVNSLEHGGQVGMVFEMYRSSAGFFKLMEETIESTLKEREVGDRENGELFEVKVALQLGRSLSELRDLASASSLSSRIQQAKEEFASKLF; translated from the coding sequence ATGGCCACTATTCAAGCTTCTTTTTGTTCTGCttcattttcttcatcttcctctagAAAAACCAAAGTTACTTTCCACTCCCAAAACTTTGAATCATCGCATCTTTCAGTTCCCAGGCTCCTGGTTAATGAACTGAATCAAAGAAATGGGTCACCCAACCTAACAGCCACTTCATCTGAAATACTAGAAGTGAAACCATTATTTGACAACAGAAAAAGATCAAGTCTCGGTGACTCAGTTTCAGATTCAAATTTTGTCCAAGAGCTCTATGCAATAATGGAAATTGTGGCAGATAGAATAGAAATGCACAACAACATAAAGGCGCAGAGGGACAACTGGAATGTTCTGCTTCTCAACTCTGTGAATGGGATGACAGCCACAGCTGCAATCATGGCGGGACTTGCATCTATCTCTGGATCTGGGCCGTCCATTTTGTCTCTCAAGATCTCATCAAGTCTCCTGTACATGGCTGTGACTGGGATTGTTCTAGTGATGAACAAGATCCAACCTTCACAGCTAGCAGAGGAACAAAGAAACGCTTCAAGGCTGTTcaagaagcttcatgaagaaatcaaaaccACTTTGGCTCTCAAAACCCCAGTTACTTCTTATGATGTGAAAGTCACAATGGAAAAGGTTTTGGCTTTGGATAAGGCATACCCACTTCCCTTACTTGGAACCATGATTgagaagtttcctcaaattgtGAAGCCAGCTGTGTGGTGGCCTGAGGAAGAACCCAAGTGCCATGATCATAACATGAGTGACAAGTTTGAGAGGAATGGGTGGAATGAGAATCTTGAAGAGGAACTGAAGGAGGTTTTATGCGTAATGAAGGGAAGGGACTCCGCAGAATATGCAAGGCTAAGCAACATGGTGTTGAAGGTCAACAAGGTCTTGGCTTTCTGTGGTCCTTTGCTTACTGGGTCTGCTGCAATTGGGTCAGGTCTTATTGGATTGCCTGGTTTTGGGTCATGGGGTGCTGTTTTGGGTGTGGTTTTGGGGGCTTTGGGCACTGTGGTTAACAGTTTGGAGCATGGAGGGCAAGTTGGGATGGTGTTTGAGATGTATAGGAGCTCTGCAGGGTTCTTCAAGCTCATGGAGGAGACCATTGAGTCAACTTTGAAGGAAAGAGAGGTTGGGGATAGAGAAAATGGGGAGCTCTTTGAAGTGAAAGTGGCTCTTCAGCTTGGGAGGAGTTTGTCTGAGCTCAGAGACCTTGCAAGTGCTTCATCTTTGTCTTCAAGAATTCAACAGGCCAAAGAAGAATTTGCAAGCAAGCTTTTTTGA
- the LOC112203715 gene encoding LOW QUALITY PROTEIN: ubiquitin-like protein ATG12 (The sequence of the model RefSeq protein was modified relative to this genomic sequence to represent the inferred CDS: inserted 1 base in 1 codon; substituted 1 base at 1 genomic stop codon) has translation MSITKSLTAAKKVVIHLRATSDVPIQKXAKFKIXTDKFPKVIGFLRRQLHRNTLFVYVNRAFSPNANELMNLYNSFGFDGKLAINYAYTMAWGLLSVWGLQTYNH, from the exons ATGTCTATCACAAAATCTCTGACTGCTGCTAAGAAAGTGGTTATTCATCTTAGAGCTACTAGTGATGTCCCTATACAAAAGTAAGCCAAATTCAAGA TAACGGACAAATTTCCTAAGGTGATTGGCTTTTTAAGGAGGCAACTTCACCGGAATACGTTGTTTGTGTATGTCAATAGGGCATTCTCACCAAACGCAAATGAATTGATGAATCTATATAatagttttggttttgatggTAAACTGGCGATCAATTATGCTTATACCATGGCATGGGGATTACTATCAGTGTGGGGTTTGCAAACATACAACCATTGA
- the LOC112203973 gene encoding imidazole glycerol phosphate synthase hisHF, chloroplastic, whose protein sequence is MEAPPIISPTKTLPFRSASPSSSLLFRRKHRLNCGRRPSRSFTVRASSAASDDSVVTLLDYGAGNVRSVRNAIRRLGFQVKDVQTPKDILNANRLIFPGVGAFAAAMDVLSKNGMAEALCEYIERDRPFLGICLGLQLLFESSEEKGQVSGLGLIPGVVGRFDSSNGVRVPHIGWNALQIREDSLILDDVGTHHVYFVHSYRAMPSDDNKEWVSSTCNYGDNFIASVRRGNVHAVQFHPEKSGDVGLSILRRFLYPNSPLEKKPIEGKGSKLAKRVIACLDVRTNDKGDLVVTKGDQYDVREHTKENEVRELGKPVELAGQYYTDGADEVSFLNITGFRDFPLGDLPMLQVLRYASENVFVPLTVGGGIRDFTDATGRHYSSLEVASEYFRCGADKISIGSDAVYAAEEYLRTGVKSGKSSLEQISRVYGNQAVVVSVDPRRVYVKNQNDVKLKTIRVTNPGPNGEEYAWYQCTVSGGREGRPIGAYELAKAVEELGAGEILLNCIDCDGQGKGFDIDLVKLISDAVTIPVIASSGAGGVEHFSEVFMKTNASAALAAGIFHRKEVPIHSVKEHLLKEGIEVRI, encoded by the exons ATGGAGGCGCCGCCAATTATTTCCCCTACCAAAACGCTGCCGTTCCGATCAGCTTCCCCTTcctcctctcttctctttcgCCGCAAGCATCGTCTCAATTGCGGCCGCAGACCTTCTAGAAGCTTCACCGTCCGTGCCTCTTCCGCTGCTAGTGATGATTCAG TGGTGACTCTGCTTGACTACGGTGCCGGCAATGTTCGGAGTGTCAGGAACGCCATTCGCCGCCTCGGCTTCCAAGTCAaagat GTCCAAACTCCTAAAGATATTTTGAATGCCAACCGCCTTATCTTTCCTGGTGTGGGGGCTTTCGCAGCGGCCATGGATGTGCTGAGCAAAAATGG GATGGCTGAAGCGCTCTGTGAATATATTGAGAGAGATCGGCCGTTTTTAGGCATTTGTCTTGGACTTCAGCTCCTTTTTGAATCCAGTGAGGAAAAGGGACAAG TGAGTGGTCTTGGCTTGATACCTGGAGTGGTTGGGCGTTTTGACTCATCAAATGGTGTTCGAGTGCCACATATCGGGTGGAATGCTTTGCAGATTAGAGAAGACTCTTTAATTTTGGATGATGTTGGAACCCATCACGTCTATTTCGTCCACTCTTACAGAGCAATGCCA TCGGATGATAACAAAGAATGGGTTTCATCTACCTGCAACTATGGTGACAATTTCATTGCATCTGTTAGAAGGGGAAATGTGCATGCAGTTCAATTCCACCCTGAGAAAAGTGGAG ATGTTGGTCTTTCCATATTGAGAAGATTTCTCTATCCAAACTCACCCTTGGAGAAG AAGCCCATTGAAGGGAAGGGTTCCAAACTTGCAAAGAGG GTTATTGCTTGTCTGGATGTGAGGACAAATGACAAAGGAGATCTTGTTGTAACCAAAGGAGACCAATATGACGTAAGAGAGCATACAAAAGAGAATGAG GTGAGAGAACTTGGAAAGCCTGTGGAGCTTGCTGGGCAGTATTACACAGATGGAGCTGATGAG GTCAGCTTTCTGAATATTACCGGTTTCCGGGACTTCCCTTTGGGTGACTTGCCTATGCTACAG GTATTGAGATATGCATCAGAAAATGTTTTCGTGCCATTAACAGTTGGAGGTGGCATTAGAGATTTTACCGATGCAACTGGCAG GCACTATTCTAGTTTGGAAGTTGCTTCAGAATATTTTAGATGTGGGGCTGATAAGATCTCCATTGGAAGTGATGCAGTTTATGCTGCAGAAGAATATTTAAGAACTGGA gTGAAAAGTGGAAAAAGCAGCTTAGAGCAGATATCCAGAGTTTACGGAAATCAG GCTGTGGTTGTAAGCGTTGATCCTCGCAGAGTGTATGttaaaaatcaaaatgatgTAAAGTTAAAGACTATAAGAGTAACAAATCCAG GTCCAAATGGCGAAGAATATGCTTGGTATCAGTGTACA GTTAGCGGTGGGCGGGAAGGCAGACCAATTGGAGCGTATGAGCTTGCAAAAGCAGTTGAGGAGCTAGGAGCTGGAGAAATTCTGCTAAACTGCATTGATTGCGATG GTCAAGGGAAAGGATTTGATATAGATTTAGTAAAGCTCATCTCTGATGCTGTGACCATTCCCGTGATTGCAAGTAGTGGTGCTGGTGGTGTTGAACACTTCTCAGAGGTTTTCATGAAAACAAATGCATCTGCTGCCCTTGCTGCTGGCATATTCCATCGCAAGGAG GTGCCAATTCATTCTGTAAAGGAGCACTTGCTAAAGGAAGGCATAGAAGTCAGAATCTGA